A single genomic interval of Deltaproteobacteria bacterium harbors:
- a CDS encoding glycosyltransferase family 39 protein gives MSSPVNAGVISSSKRGNREFSDLFFWIAALILMFWALGSISLWGSEDRWAEVTREMFLTGRFFHPTINGEPYFDKPLLTYWFVALVRVLTGRLDEWTVRLPSAISGVVCLWATVYLGRRLWSREVGRLAGWILLTSYGFLFWARTGQANMENMAAIMLALAWYWSRRDRPCFLTYLVFYVILATGAQMKGLTAVAVPLAAVIPDLLREKRWRYLLGPSHLLALVIGLCIYFGPFVYSALTREGYESSGLALVFRENIERYFKPFDHREPFYVYLIHLPTLLLPWSPLFLVGVTSAIFTVRWRRLGAHTQWLAASATLVFVMFTASGSRRIYYILPMLPFCALFLGLFLAGPGRERWKQVGLGIQGLLFVGLAALEAVTPVVWPLAKRYVGTELPASLIAGTGLVGLLGLAPWLFHSRLSGPIERITGMRGRIAPLMVTVVFLMGGFFCFQKVTLECFATTPDFARRLASTGRRADEIAFFEESRTDVIFYMNCQVPSPVLSGRDEIVRFLESRGERGVIILPVGDLDRLRAMLPEGAQGDSVVVERSSPWLDDPSELLVAWRLKSKAGTASPRECSPKAGGS, from the coding sequence ATGTCTTCTCCCGTGAACGCCGGAGTTATCTCATCTTCAAAGAGAGGGAACAGAGAGTTTTCCGACCTCTTTTTTTGGATCGCCGCTCTCATCCTGATGTTTTGGGCCCTGGGAAGCATCAGCCTCTGGGGTTCGGAAGACCGCTGGGCCGAGGTCACCCGTGAGATGTTCCTGACAGGACGGTTTTTCCATCCAACCATCAATGGAGAGCCCTATTTCGACAAACCCCTGCTGACTTACTGGTTTGTGGCTCTTGTGAGGGTCCTTACCGGGCGGCTCGATGAGTGGACCGTAAGGTTGCCCAGTGCGATCTCAGGGGTCGTCTGCCTTTGGGCCACGGTCTACCTCGGCCGGAGGCTCTGGTCCAGGGAAGTGGGTCGCCTGGCAGGTTGGATACTGCTCACCTCCTATGGCTTTCTCTTCTGGGCGAGAACCGGCCAGGCCAACATGGAGAACATGGCTGCGATCATGTTGGCCCTCGCATGGTACTGGAGCCGCCGGGATCGGCCGTGCTTCCTGACATATCTGGTCTTCTATGTCATCCTAGCCACGGGTGCGCAGATGAAGGGGCTTACCGCCGTGGCCGTGCCCCTTGCCGCCGTGATTCCCGATCTTCTCCGGGAGAAGCGGTGGCGGTACCTGCTGGGCCCCTCGCATCTGCTCGCCCTGGTTATCGGGCTCTGCATCTATTTCGGTCCGTTTGTCTATTCTGCTCTGACCAGGGAGGGGTATGAGTCGAGTGGCCTGGCCCTGGTCTTCCGGGAGAACATCGAGCGCTACTTCAAACCCTTTGACCACAGAGAACCCTTCTATGTCTATCTGATCCACCTTCCCACACTGCTTCTTCCCTGGTCGCCCCTTTTTCTCGTTGGGGTGACCAGCGCGATTTTCACCGTGCGCTGGCGCAGGCTGGGAGCCCATACCCAATGGCTTGCCGCCTCGGCGACACTGGTCTTTGTCATGTTCACCGCTTCCGGTTCGCGCAGGATCTACTACATCCTCCCAATGCTCCCCTTCTGCGCACTCTTTCTGGGTCTCTTCCTCGCCGGTCCGGGCAGAGAGAGATGGAAGCAGGTGGGCCTGGGAATCCAGGGTCTCCTGTTCGTGGGTCTGGCGGCCCTCGAGGCGGTTACACCCGTTGTCTGGCCCCTGGCCAAGAGGTACGTGGGAACAGAGCTGCCTGCATCCCTGATTGCAGGGACCGGCCTCGTGGGCCTCCTGGGGCTGGCTCCATGGCTGTTCCATTCGCGCCTTTCCGGCCCGATCGAAAGGATTACCGGTATGCGCGGCAGGATCGCCCCTCTCATGGTAACGGTGGTTTTCTTGATGGGCGGGTTTTTCTGCTTCCAGAAGGTAACCCTGGAGTGTTTCGCTACCACGCCGGACTTTGCCAGGAGGCTGGCCTCGACAGGGAGGCGGGCCGACGAGATCGCCTTTTTCGAAGAGAGTCGGACGGACGTGATCTTCTACATGAACTGCCAGGTGCCCAGCCCCGTGCTTTCGGGAAGAGATGAGATCGTGAGATTCCTGGAGAGTCGAGGGGAGAGGGGGGTTATCATCCTCCCTGTCGGCGACCTCGACCGTCTCCGGGCCATGCTTCCTGAAGGAGCCCAGGGCGACTCCGTGGTGGTGGAGAGGAGTTCCCCGTGGCTCGACGACCCCTCGGAGTTGCTGGTGGCCTGGCGGCTCAAGAGCAAGGCCGGGACGGCCTCCCCCCGAGAGTGTTCTCCAAAGGCGGGGGGCAGTTGA
- a CDS encoding iron-containing alcohol dehydrogenase translates to MRFEFATSTRIVFGPGTMEEVVPLVAEMGKRALVVVGRTLERAAPLLERLNKGGIESVTYHVVGEPTITTAHAGVELARRSGCDSVVGIGGGSVLDTGKVVAALLTNRGELMDYLEVIGRGQKLAERPAPYTAIPTTAGTGAEVTRNAVLTSPEERVKVSMRSPLMLPRLAVVDPALTCSMPPAVTASTGLDAFTQLMEAFVSIQANPLTDALCREGLRRAASSLQRAYEDGSNTGAREDMSLASLFSGMALANAKLGAVHGLAGPLGGLLGAPHGAICARLLPYVMEANVRCLQIRGSDSQGLARYREIARILTGRDTAEVGEGVRWVKDLTVRLKVPGLSELGLREKDFPIVVERSQKASSMRGNPLPLRDSELEEILRRAL, encoded by the coding sequence ATGCGATTTGAATTCGCAACCTCCACACGCATCGTTTTTGGCCCAGGTACGATGGAAGAAGTCGTTCCCCTTGTGGCCGAGATGGGCAAGAGGGCGCTGGTCGTTGTCGGCCGTACCCTTGAACGTGCCGCCCCGCTGCTGGAAAGGTTGAACAAGGGGGGGATAGAATCCGTCACCTATCATGTGGTTGGAGAACCGACCATAACAACGGCCCATGCAGGGGTGGAACTGGCCCGCCGGTCGGGATGCGACTCGGTCGTAGGGATCGGCGGGGGCAGTGTCCTCGACACTGGCAAGGTAGTCGCCGCACTCCTCACCAACCGTGGAGAGCTGATGGATTACCTCGAGGTGATCGGCCGTGGGCAGAAGCTCGCGGAGAGGCCCGCACCGTACACAGCGATTCCTACCACTGCCGGTACGGGTGCGGAAGTTACACGGAACGCCGTGCTCACATCGCCGGAAGAGAGAGTCAAGGTAAGCATGCGCAGTCCCCTGATGCTGCCCCGCCTGGCCGTGGTGGATCCCGCACTCACCTGTTCCATGCCGCCGGCGGTGACGGCCTCGACCGGTCTGGATGCATTCACCCAGCTCATGGAAGCATTCGTCTCGATTCAGGCCAATCCCCTTACAGACGCCCTATGCCGCGAGGGTCTCAGACGGGCCGCTTCCTCCTTGCAGAGAGCCTATGAAGATGGGAGCAACACCGGGGCACGGGAGGACATGTCCCTGGCAAGCCTCTTTAGTGGAATGGCCCTGGCAAATGCGAAACTCGGAGCGGTCCATGGCCTGGCCGGGCCTTTGGGGGGGTTGCTGGGTGCTCCCCACGGTGCCATATGCGCACGGCTCTTGCCCTACGTGATGGAAGCCAATGTGCGTTGCCTCCAGATCCGCGGTTCGGATTCCCAGGGGCTTGCGAGATACCGAGAGATAGCCCGGATTCTCACGGGCAGGGATACCGCCGAGGTGGGTGAGGGGGTGAGGTGGGTAAAGGATCTCACTGTCAGGCTGAAAGTGCCCGGCCTTTCGGAGCTGGGCTTGAGGGAGAAGGACTTCCCCATTGTGGTTGAAAGATCCCAGAAGGCGAGCAGCATGAGGGGGAATCCCCTTCCCTTGAGGGACTCGGAACTCGAAGAGATACTCAGAAGAGCCTTGTAG
- a CDS encoding AAA family ATPase codes for MEESGRGKTCREDDLIKELKLLIRSRYGLICLDTEEEERAESLLKHLADHMKLPFFIWTLSHGLRRADIEKTIYGTTDPGLALDHMEVSKYPAIYHLQSLGPLLEDRLLGAKLVEVARRFTRIEGAVILTGKDLRVPEGAKPHTAYLKPPPPGRQDYAALLHRIFQDVSTRMHVKVEMSREDMNRLLNNLRGLTLLEAEKILTKAIIEDGRLSREDLQLVIQAKRAVVEREGLLEYFPVEQNMSAIAGLGRLKAWLAKRKAIIAEPRRAEHYGLVFPKGILLLGVPGCGKSLCAKAVAMEWGLPLLKMDPSNLYNKYIGESEKNFKRAIATSEKMAPVVLWIDEIEKAFASGGGEDSGVSQRVLGMFLSWMQERKGDVFVVATSNDVARLPPEFLRKGRFDEIFFVDLPGSKEREEIFRIHLTRRGRDPRRFDLAGLAAATEGFSGAEIEQVIVSALYTAFSNSGPLSTDLLLEECKRTLPLSKTRAEHVEFLRRWAKGRTVSAQ; via the coding sequence ATGGAGGAATCGGGGAGAGGGAAGACCTGCAGAGAGGACGACCTGATAAAGGAGCTCAAACTGCTGATCCGTTCGCGCTACGGCCTCATCTGCCTGGATACCGAGGAGGAAGAACGAGCCGAGAGCCTGTTGAAGCATCTGGCCGACCACATGAAGCTGCCGTTTTTCATCTGGACCCTCAGTCATGGGCTTCGACGGGCGGATATAGAGAAAACCATCTATGGTACCACAGACCCTGGCCTGGCGCTCGACCACATGGAGGTCTCCAAGTATCCGGCGATCTATCATCTGCAGAGTCTGGGGCCGCTCCTCGAGGATAGGCTTTTGGGGGCGAAGCTTGTTGAGGTCGCACGGAGGTTTACTCGGATTGAAGGAGCCGTGATACTGACCGGGAAAGACCTCAGGGTTCCAGAAGGGGCAAAACCACATACCGCCTACCTGAAGCCCCCTCCTCCAGGACGGCAGGACTACGCGGCCCTGCTCCACCGTATCTTCCAGGACGTCTCTACCCGAATGCACGTCAAGGTGGAGATGAGCAGAGAGGACATGAACCGGCTGCTCAATAACCTGAGGGGCCTGACCCTGCTTGAAGCCGAGAAGATCCTCACCAAGGCCATCATCGAAGACGGCCGGCTCAGTCGTGAGGATCTCCAACTCGTTATCCAGGCTAAAAGGGCCGTTGTCGAGCGTGAGGGGTTGCTGGAATACTTTCCCGTTGAACAGAACATGTCGGCTATTGCAGGGCTGGGACGGCTGAAGGCATGGCTGGCCAAGCGCAAGGCGATCATCGCCGAACCCAGGCGGGCCGAGCATTACGGCTTGGTTTTTCCAAAGGGTATTCTGCTCCTCGGTGTTCCGGGCTGCGGCAAGAGCCTGTGCGCCAAGGCTGTGGCCATGGAATGGGGACTGCCCCTGCTCAAGATGGATCCTTCCAACCTGTACAACAAGTACATCGGTGAGAGCGAAAAGAACTTCAAACGGGCCATCGCGACCTCCGAAAAGATGGCCCCGGTGGTACTCTGGATCGATGAGATCGAAAAGGCCTTTGCCTCTGGTGGAGGAGAAGACAGCGGCGTATCCCAAAGGGTCTTGGGCATGTTTCTGTCTTGGATGCAGGAGCGGAAAGGGGATGTGTTTGTTGTGGCGACGTCGAACGACGTTGCAAGGCTCCCACCGGAATTCTTGCGCAAGGGCCGTTTTGATGAGATTTTCTTCGTGGATCTGCCCGGCTCCAAAGAGAGGGAAGAGATCTTCAGGATCCATCTCACCCGTCGTGGGCGCGACCCGAGACGGTTTGACCTGGCCGGTCTGGCAGCGGCCACCGAGGGGTTCAGCGGGGCCGAGATCGAACAGGTGATCGTTTCGGCCCTGTATACCGCATTTTCGAACAGCGGTCCTCTCAGCACCGATCTCCTGCTGGAAGAATGCAAGAGGACCCTGCCTCTGTCAAAAACCCGGGCCGAGCATGTCGAGTTCTTGCGGAGGTGGGCCAAAGGACGCACGGTGAGCGCACAGTAG
- a CDS encoding tyrosine-protein phosphatase: MKRNRRNARYIALFLLLIVPALLGADLACSAGHSRATPRPGHWAKPLKREGLPNLHRVTESLYRGAQPTAAGMRRLKAMGVKTVVNLRSFHSDRDEIGDTGLGYVHIYMKAWHPEKREVVRFLQVVTDDGLTPAFVHCKHGADRTGLMCAVYRMAICGWTKNEAIAEMTEGGFGYHRIWGNLVRFIEDLDIAAIKERAGIED, from the coding sequence ATGAAAAGAAACAGAAGAAATGCACGGTACATCGCGCTCTTTCTTCTCTTGATCGTCCCGGCTCTCCTGGGCGCAGATCTTGCATGCTCTGCCGGACATTCAAGGGCAACGCCTCGGCCCGGCCATTGGGCAAAGCCCCTCAAGCGAGAAGGCCTGCCGAACCTTCACCGAGTGACAGAGAGTCTGTACAGGGGTGCGCAGCCCACAGCGGCCGGTATGCGCCGGCTCAAGGCCATGGGGGTCAAGACGGTGGTCAACCTCCGCTCTTTCCATTCGGACCGGGATGAGATCGGCGATACGGGGCTGGGATATGTACACATCTACATGAAAGCCTGGCATCCGGAAAAGAGAGAGGTTGTTCGCTTCCTGCAGGTCGTTACGGACGACGGTCTAACCCCGGCTTTTGTCCATTGCAAGCACGGCGCGGATCGAACCGGACTCATGTGTGCGGTCTATCGGATGGCGATCTGTGGCTGGACCAAGAACGAGGCGATAGCGGAGATGACCGAGGGCGGTTTCGGGTATCACAGGATCTGGGGCAACCTTGTCCGGTTCATCGAGGATCTTGACATTGCTGCAATCAAAGAAAGAGCAGGAATCGAAGACTGA
- a CDS encoding class I SAM-dependent methyltransferase, which translates to MEMPKSNLHFMLMSLTFRVRDILVPPMRILDEVGIKPGFHVLDYGCGPGSYLAPLAELVGEAGKVYALDIHPLAVERARRIASVRGLKNVEAILSGGKTGLPDRSVDVVLLYDTFHELSDPDGVLEELHRILKPDGILSFSDHHLREEQVVSKVTGGGLFELLRKHTKTYSFSKVCGR; encoded by the coding sequence ATGGAGATGCCGAAGTCGAACCTACATTTCATGCTCATGTCCCTTACCTTCAGGGTTCGCGACATCTTGGTGCCGCCCATGAGAATCCTTGATGAGGTGGGGATAAAGCCGGGATTCCATGTGCTCGACTATGGATGCGGCCCGGGCAGCTATCTCGCGCCTCTTGCGGAACTGGTGGGTGAGGCGGGGAAGGTCTATGCCCTGGATATTCATCCCCTTGCGGTTGAAAGGGCGCGGAGAATAGCCTCTGTGAGGGGATTGAAGAACGTGGAGGCCATCCTATCGGGAGGCAAGACAGGCCTGCCGGACAGGAGCGTAGACGTGGTTCTGCTTTACGACACCTTCCACGAGTTGAGTGACCCGGATGGAGTCTTGGAGGAGTTGCATCGAATACTGAAACCGGATGGTATCCTCTCGTTCAGCGACCACCATTTGAGAGAAGAGCAGGTAGTGTCGAAGGTGACAGGCGGGGGTTTGTTCGAACTGTTGAGAAAGCATACAAAGACGTACAGTTTCTCCAAGGTGTGCGGCCGTTAG
- the radA gene encoding DNA repair protein RadA produces MSKAKTLYVCQSCGFQSPKWLGRCPDCGEWNTLTEEQILDQTSPMRRPADLGSGQPPLPISQIRPEGGERLRCGIEEFDRVLGGGIVSGSVVLIGGDPGIGKSTLVLQVLHGLAMQDLRALYVSGEESVRQTKMRADRLDVRGAGLLVMCETSLDRVIQEIGRTRPQVLALDSIQTVWTSDVQSPPGSISQVRESSNRIIGIAKSSALPVLLIGHVTKDGAIAGPRVLEHMVDTVLYFEGDRGHPYRILRAVKNRFGSTNEIGVFEMKESGLEQIRSPSEIFLAERPSGASGSVVVPSMEGTRPVLVELQALVTRSPLAVPRRTTMGVDYHRVAILVAVLEKKAGLTLFDQDIFLNVAGGVRAAEPAVDLGLVASIASSFLDSPVEDGTVLFGEVGLTGEVRAVGHWESRLRESAKLGFTRAVVPKATLERIRNMEGMELVGVESVRDLMGLLF; encoded by the coding sequence ATGAGCAAGGCCAAGACTCTTTATGTCTGCCAGTCCTGTGGCTTCCAGTCCCCCAAGTGGCTCGGCAGGTGCCCGGATTGCGGAGAGTGGAACACGCTGACAGAGGAACAGATTCTTGATCAAACCAGCCCGATGAGGCGCCCTGCCGACCTCGGGTCCGGGCAGCCGCCCCTTCCGATCAGCCAGATCCGGCCCGAGGGCGGGGAAAGGCTGAGATGCGGGATCGAGGAGTTCGACCGGGTCCTCGGGGGAGGAATCGTCTCAGGCTCGGTGGTTCTCATCGGTGGAGATCCCGGGATAGGAAAGTCTACGCTTGTTCTCCAGGTTCTCCATGGTCTGGCCATGCAGGACCTGAGGGCCCTCTATGTCTCGGGCGAGGAGTCGGTCAGGCAGACCAAGATGAGGGCCGACCGGCTCGACGTCAGGGGGGCCGGCCTCCTTGTCATGTGTGAGACCTCCCTCGACAGGGTGATCCAGGAGATAGGCCGGACCAGGCCCCAGGTGCTCGCCCTCGACTCGATCCAGACGGTGTGGACATCGGATGTCCAGTCGCCACCGGGGAGTATAAGCCAGGTCCGGGAGAGCTCCAACCGGATCATAGGGATCGCGAAATCTTCGGCTCTTCCGGTCCTCCTCATCGGCCACGTGACCAAGGACGGAGCCATTGCAGGACCAAGGGTGCTCGAGCACATGGTCGATACGGTCCTCTATTTTGAAGGCGACCGGGGCCATCCCTACCGGATCCTCAGAGCCGTCAAGAACCGTTTCGGTTCCACAAACGAGATCGGTGTATTCGAAATGAAAGAGTCCGGCCTCGAACAGATTCGAAGCCCCTCTGAAATATTCCTTGCAGAGCGGCCGTCAGGCGCCTCAGGCTCGGTTGTGGTGCCGAGCATGGAAGGAACCCGCCCGGTTCTCGTGGAACTCCAGGCCCTGGTCACGAGAAGTCCTCTGGCCGTCCCAAGACGGACGACCATGGGAGTCGACTATCACCGTGTGGCCATTCTGGTGGCGGTCCTGGAGAAGAAGGCGGGGCTCACCCTGTTTGACCAGGATATCTTCCTGAACGTGGCTGGAGGAGTAAGGGCGGCCGAGCCCGCCGTGGACCTGGGCCTCGTCGCATCCATCGCTTCGAGTTTTCTCGACTCTCCGGTGGAGGACGGCACGGTCCTCTTCGGCGAGGTCGGGCTGACGGGAGAGGTGAGGGCCGTGGGCCATTGGGAATCGAGACTCAGAGAATCGGCCAAGCTCGGCTTCACACGGGCCGTGGTGCCCAAGGCCACCCTGGAGAGAATCCGAAACATGGAGGGGATGGAGCTCGTGGGGGTGGAATCGGTGAGGGATCTGATGGGCCTGTTGTTCTGA
- a CDS encoding acetamidase/formamidase family protein: protein MKRATKERVCYAMSADNKPVLRVSGGEPFRLEVEDCYSGNLRTPEDVFTKEMWGTVNPATGPVFVEGARAGDVLRVEIEEIEIRDYAVMCVEKGSGALGDYIEGVETSIYPIRDGLLHAGEGLSIPIRPMIGVIGTAPEGGVILNGTPGEHGGNMDCREITAGSRVYLPVNVEGALLCVGDLHALMGDGEVCICGAEVSGEVALRVDPVASSLPTPCVETDESVYFISSALTLDECERAVLGKTHTYLTEMLGLRPNEAARIMSLVGHLQVCQVVDPLKTMRFALPKWLLRSRGMDGDITGSVRSQGGSS from the coding sequence ATGAAAAGAGCCACCAAGGAGAGGGTATGCTATGCCATGTCGGCCGATAACAAGCCGGTTCTTCGCGTCTCCGGCGGTGAGCCGTTCCGGCTTGAAGTAGAGGACTGTTACAGCGGCAATCTTCGGACCCCGGAGGACGTGTTTACCAAGGAGATGTGGGGGACGGTCAATCCTGCCACAGGGCCGGTCTTCGTGGAGGGGGCAAGGGCCGGTGATGTTCTCCGTGTGGAGATAGAGGAGATAGAGATCCGTGATTACGCCGTCATGTGCGTGGAAAAGGGAAGCGGGGCTCTGGGTGACTACATCGAGGGTGTCGAAACGAGCATCTACCCCATAAGGGATGGCTTACTCCACGCGGGAGAGGGGCTCTCGATTCCCATCAGGCCCATGATCGGCGTCATAGGCACCGCACCGGAGGGCGGAGTCATACTCAACGGAACCCCGGGAGAGCATGGCGGCAACATGGACTGCAGGGAGATCACCGCGGGCTCCAGGGTCTACCTCCCTGTCAACGTCGAGGGGGCTCTCCTCTGTGTGGGCGATCTTCACGCCCTCATGGGGGATGGAGAGGTCTGCATCTGTGGGGCAGAGGTCTCGGGCGAGGTGGCATTACGAGTAGATCCGGTCGCATCGTCCCTGCCCACCCCCTGTGTGGAAACGGATGAAAGCGTCTATTTCATAAGCTCTGCACTGACCCTCGATGAATGTGAAAGGGCGGTTCTGGGGAAGACCCACACCTACCTGACAGAGATGCTTGGGTTGAGGCCCAACGAGGCTGCGAGGATCATGAGCCTGGTCGGCCATCTCCAGGTGTGCCAGGTGGTTGACCCTCTCAAGACCATGCGCTTTGCCCTGCCCAAGTGGTTATTGAGGTCTCGTGGTATGGATGGCGATATTACGGGATCGGTTCGGTCTCAGGGAGGGTCGTCATGA
- a CDS encoding ATP-binding cassette domain-containing protein: MTEATVSENVVVVEGLKKYYRLRTGFVDKMFMKEQKYVKAVDDVSLEIGERKTFGLVGESGCGKSTLGRCILRLEPITDGTITVFGQDIGGLDENGLRHFRKRAQMIFQNPYSTLPPHKTIGRMLKEVVDYHRVVDGKEAGQYCLSILEQVGLDGKFFNSRPKTLSGGQRQRAAIARALATEPRFIILDEPVTALDISIQAQILNLLMRLQEEKGLTYLFIAHDLSVIRHVSDVIGVMYLGKMVEFLPADELGSNSAHPYTRSLMSSSPMLSELFEGEKIRLTGELPSAIDPPQGCRFHTRCPYCFDRCKKEEPRLKSVGESHLVSCFLCDR; encoded by the coding sequence ATGACAGAAGCGACGGTTTCCGAGAATGTAGTGGTTGTTGAGGGTTTGAAGAAGTACTACAGGCTGAGAACCGGCTTTGTCGACAAGATGTTCATGAAAGAACAGAAGTACGTCAAGGCGGTAGACGACGTCTCTCTCGAAATAGGTGAACGCAAGACCTTCGGTCTCGTGGGGGAAAGCGGCTGCGGGAAGTCTACACTGGGAAGGTGCATACTCAGGCTCGAGCCGATCACGGACGGTACCATAACCGTTTTTGGTCAAGATATCGGCGGCCTGGATGAGAACGGACTCAGGCACTTCAGGAAAAGGGCACAGATGATATTCCAGAACCCCTACTCCACCCTGCCTCCGCACAAGACGATCGGCAGGATGCTGAAGGAGGTAGTCGACTACCACAGAGTCGTCGATGGGAAAGAGGCCGGCCAGTACTGTCTTTCGATCCTGGAGCAGGTGGGGCTGGACGGGAAATTCTTCAATAGCAGGCCCAAGACCCTGAGCGGGGGCCAGCGCCAGAGGGCGGCCATAGCCCGGGCGCTCGCGACCGAGCCCCGGTTCATCATACTCGACGAGCCTGTGACAGCCCTGGACATATCGATACAGGCGCAGATCCTTAACCTACTCATGCGGTTGCAAGAGGAAAAGGGATTGACCTATCTCTTCATAGCACACGACCTCTCCGTGATCAGGCATGTCTCGGACGTGATCGGTGTGATGTACCTCGGAAAGATGGTGGAATTCCTCCCGGCGGACGAGCTGGGGTCGAACAGCGCTCATCCCTATACCAGGTCTCTCATGTCGTCGAGCCCCATGCTGAGCGAACTCTTCGAGGGCGAGAAGATACGTCTGACAGGGGAACTCCCCTCTGCCATAGATCCTCCTCAAGGCTGCAGGTTCCATACACGATGTCCCTACTGCTTTGACAGGTGCAAGAAAGAGGAGCCCCGACTGAAGTCCGTCGGGGAGTCCCACCTCGTTTCCTGCTTTCTCTGCGATCGGTAG
- a CDS encoding ABC transporter ATP-binding protein, translated as MDVLVIEGLSTRFVGDGVEVVAVDDVDLVVKERQTVGLVGESGSGKSTIANSILGILPETGRMPSGVIRFKGVDLRGLGEREMQHEIRGKQISMIFQDPMVSLNPLFTVGAQVVDVLRLHQNLGTQEARAKAVELFKKVGISDPEKRFHSYPHELSGGMIQRVVIAMAMSCQPSLIIADEPTTALDVTIQNQILNEFEKLVREAGVSVLWIAHDLGVIRRVSDYVYVMYAGTILERGNGEDVFRNPLHPYTEGLLRSNPIYHKPKSQIPTIRGELSQMPTKGCRFYPRCTMADGECVEGDIGWVRFEGDHWVRCRKTEARGNSRE; from the coding sequence ATGGATGTCTTGGTCATAGAGGGTCTTTCCACTCGATTCGTGGGAGACGGTGTCGAGGTTGTGGCCGTCGACGATGTCGACCTCGTGGTCAAGGAGAGGCAGACCGTCGGGCTGGTGGGCGAGTCGGGAAGCGGCAAGAGCACGATCGCCAACTCGATACTCGGGATTCTGCCCGAGACGGGGAGGATGCCCTCCGGAGTGATTCGCTTCAAGGGGGTCGACCTGAGGGGGCTCGGGGAAAGGGAGATGCAGCATGAGATCAGGGGCAAGCAGATCAGCATGATCTTCCAGGATCCCATGGTATCGCTGAACCCTCTGTTCACCGTGGGGGCGCAGGTAGTCGATGTCCTCAGGCTCCACCAGAACCTGGGAACTCAGGAGGCCAGGGCAAAGGCGGTTGAGCTGTTCAAGAAGGTCGGTATCTCCGATCCCGAAAAACGCTTCCACAGCTACCCCCACGAGCTGAGCGGGGGAATGATCCAGAGAGTCGTCATAGCCATGGCCATGAGCTGCCAGCCTTCTCTGATCATTGCCGACGAGCCCACGACGGCACTGGATGTAACGATTCAAAACCAGATCCTCAACGAATTCGAGAAGCTCGTAAGGGAGGCCGGTGTATCCGTGCTTTGGATAGCCCATGATCTCGGGGTGATCAGGCGGGTGAGCGATTACGTTTACGTCATGTATGCCGGGACCATACTGGAGCGGGGAAATGGGGAGGATGTTTTCCGAAATCCCCTGCATCCCTACACAGAAGGGCTGCTTCGATCGAATCCCATATACCACAAGCCCAAGAGCCAGATCCCGACAATCAGGGGTGAACTGAGCCAGATGCCGACCAAGGGATGCCGCTTTTATCCGCGCTGCACCATGGCCGATGGAGAATGCGTGGAAGGGGACATAGGATGGGTTCGGTTTGAAGGGGATCACTGGGTTCGTTGCAGGAAGACAGAAGCCCGCGGGAATTCTCGTGAGTGA
- a CDS encoding ABC transporter permease — protein sequence MKEEGGFVSGGKGQMNLDGFIPKLNGRSGMAKFRKFAKNPSIRVGLIMIGILTVVGVSSPLISPYDPFQQNLMESLQPPSLRHPFGTDLYGRDVMSRVMYGAWIAIKICVIGVGIAFVAGNLAGAFAGYYGGWIDSIIMRIVDSILAFPFLVLVIAIMAIFGPGLRNLYFAIAVVSWCQYARIARSRYISEKEADYVMAARAVGFPDKRIIFGHLLPNAISPTVVYASLDCALVILLAASLSFIGVGAQPPVPEWGAQIAEGRQLLQVAWWVATFPALGIMYTVIGCSMLGDGLRDRLAGQ from the coding sequence GTGAAAGAAGAGGGCGGGTTTGTATCGGGGGGAAAAGGGCAGATGAATCTCGACGGATTCATACCCAAGTTGAACGGCAGGAGCGGAATGGCGAAGTTCAGGAAGTTCGCCAAGAACCCGAGTATCAGGGTCGGCTTGATAATGATCGGCATCTTGACGGTAGTGGGAGTGTCTTCGCCTCTCATTTCACCCTATGATCCGTTTCAACAGAATCTGATGGAGAGCCTTCAGCCTCCGAGCCTCAGGCACCCCTTTGGGACGGATCTCTATGGCAGGGACGTCATGTCGAGGGTCATGTACGGGGCATGGATAGCCATAAAGATCTGCGTCATAGGCGTGGGGATCGCCTTTGTTGCAGGGAACCTGGCAGGGGCTTTTGCAGGCTACTATGGCGGCTGGATCGACTCCATCATCATGCGCATCGTCGATTCCATATTGGCCTTCCCTTTCCTCGTCCTCGTCATCGCCATAATGGCTATTTTCGGACCCGGCCTGAGGAACCTCTATTTTGCCATAGCCGTCGTGAGCTGGTGCCAGTACGCCAGGATAGCGAGGAGCAGGTACATCTCCGAGAAGGAGGCCGATTATGTAATGGCTGCCAGAGCCGTGGGGTTTCCCGACAAGAGGATCATATTCGGGCACCTTCTGCCCAATGCGATCTCACCGACCGTGGTCTACGCTTCCCTGGACTGTGCCCTTGTCATCCTGCTTGCGGCTTCCCTGAGCTTCATCGGTGTGGGCGCACAACCACCGGTGCCGGAGTGGGGAGCGCAGATAGCAGAGGGGAGGCAGTTGTTGCAGGTGGCCTGGTGGGTTGCAACCTTTCCGGCACTGGGCATCATGTATACCGTCATCGGGTGCAGCATGCTCGGGGACGGTCTGAGAGACAGATTGGCGGGCCAGTGA